In the Candidatus Dormiibacterota bacterium genome, CGGAGGTGCTCACCGCAATCGATCTCTTCCGCGAACGGCTCGAGGCGCGGCTCGACGACCCGGCGTTCAGCCTTTCGTACGCCAACCGTCGGCGTACGGAGATTGCCCGGGCGCTGGCCGCGCGGCCGAAGCTGCTACTACTAGATGAGCCGGCTGCCGGGATGAACCCGTACGAGCGCATCGAAATGGCCGGCCTGATTCGTTCCATGCGCGACCGCGGGCTTACGATTTTCCTGATCGAACACCACATGCCGCTGGTGATGGAGATCTCGGATCGCGTCGTCGTCATGGACCACGGCGCGAAGATCGCGGAGGGCTTGCCCAAGGAGGTTCGCAGCAATCCAAGAGTCGTCGAAGCCTACCTCGGCCGACGGGCAGCGTCCGGCTAACGCGGCTCCGCCCAAAGCGGACGTCGTCCTGCGCCTGCAGGCCGTCGAGGTGCGCTACGGACCGGTGCCTGCGCTCCGCGACGTCAGCATGGAAATCCGGCGCGGCGAGATCGTCTGCTTGCTCGGCGGCAATGCCTCCGGCAAGTCGACCACGATGAAGACCGTCATCGGCTCGGTGCGGCCGGCGAAAGGGTCGGTATGGTACGAGGGCGAGGACATCACCAACTGGAACACCTCGCGTCGCGTCGCGCACGGAATCGCGATCGTTCCCGAGGCCCGGCGTATCTTTCCTCGTTTGACCGTGCTGGAGAACCTGATGATGGGCGCGTTCATCCGGAACGACCGGGCCGAGATCGACAAGGATCTCGAGAGCGTCCTGGAGATGTTCCCGCGGCTTCGGGAGCGGCGCGCGCAAAAGGGGGGCACGATGTCGGGCGGGGAGCAGCAGATGCTGGCCATGGCGCGGGCGCTGATGTCACGCCCCCGCTTCCTCTGCATGGACGAGCCATCGATGGGACTTGCGCCGGTGCTGGTGGAGCAGCAGTTCGAGACCATCCAGCGCCTGAACGCGACCGGGATCACGATCTTCGTGGTCGAGCAGAACGCCACCATGGCGCTGGGCATCGCCAACCGCGGCTACGTGCTGCAGAGCGGCCGCGTTGTCCTCGCCGGCACGGCAGCCTCACTGCTTCAGAACCCGCAGATGCAGCGCGCCTATCTCGGAATGTAGCGGTTAGCGGCTCGGAGGAAGCTTGGCTTCGGGAGAGCCCGCAGGCGAGAAGGCGCCTAGCACCTTCATGTCTTCGCGGCCGGTGTTTTCCAGGGTGTGCCGAACGCCGATGGGGAAGAAGACCACAGAGCCGGCGCGCAAATCGCCGACCGGAGCGTCCTCGATCCAGAGCCGCCCCGTCCCGGCCAGGATATAGACCGCCTCTTCATGGGGGTGGGCATGGAGCGGCGCCCGCCCCGTGGGAATCACGCCCGTGAACTGGGTCATCTGGCGGCATCCGACCTCGGGACTGACCAACACCCGGAAGCTGCGTTCACCCATCAGTGTGGGCGTGACCTGACGTTCGTCCATCATCGTGGGAGCCACACCCCTTTCGTTGAGACTCGAGGATTTCAGGCCGGATAGGTCCAGTCGCGGCATCGCCGGATGAATGTCACCGAGGTCGATGGGTGGCGCCATCGCGCCCACGATGACCAGCGGCGTCGCCCCGGTGTTCACGTAGGTATGCTCGGCGCTGTCGGGGATGAAGACCGCCTGCCCCCCGCCGACCTGGTGCCTCGCTCCCTCCACGTGGACCTCGCCAGCGCCCTCGAGGACGTAGAGGGCTTCCTCGGCGCCGCTGTGAACATGGCTCAGAGCGGAGTCGGGTTCGAGCACCAGCCGGTACGCCATGACATGCTGGGCCCCGAGATCCCGATCGACCGTCCATTGCAGGATGCCGCCCTCCAGGGGAAGGCTGGCAATCTCTGACTGATGGCGAAGGCGCGCCCCCTGCTGCACCGACATTCGCTGCCGATGATAGCAATGGCCGAAACGCTTACCATCTCGACGAAGGGAATGCAGTACCGCGCGTTCGGACGGACCGGGATGAAGGTCTCGGTGCTCGGGCTGGGCTGCGGGGGATTTGGCGGCGTTGGGTCGGCGCCGGAACTGTTCGGGAAGGGGGAGGACAAGGCGACCGCCTTTGCCTTGATGGACCGCGCCTGGGATGCCGGCATCAACTATTTCGACACGGCCGACAGCTACGGAGGTGGGGTCTCGGAGACGATCATCGGCGCCTGGTTGACGGAGCGCAAGGTGCGGGACCGCCTGGTGCTCTCCACCAAGGTCTTCTACGCAATCGCCGAGGGCCCCAACGACCGGAGTCTCTCACGACGCCACATCATGCAGGCGGTCGAAGGCAGCCTCCGTCGGCTCCAGACCGACTACCTCGACCTGTACGTCATCATGGAGCCTGACCCCGCCACGCCCGTCGAGGAGACGCTGCAGACGATGAACGACCTGATGCACGCGGGAAAGGTGCGGCATGTGGGCGCTAGCAACATCACGGCCGCGCAACTACGCGAGTCGCTGGCCGCCAGCGACCGGTTGGGCGTGCATCGGTACCAATCGGTGCAGAACGGCTATAGCCTGCTGGAACGCGCCATCGAGGCCGAGGTCCTGCCGCTTGCGATCAACGAGCGGATGGCCGTCACACCCTACAGTCCGACGTCCGGCGGCCTGCTGACCGGCAAATATCGGTTTGGGGAGCGGCCACCAGCGGGGTCGCGCGTCGACCTTCGACCGCAGCCCTACGGGAACCTGATGACCGCTGGCAACTTCAAGGCGATCGACGCCCTGCGCGCTGCCGCCGCAGAGCGCGGCCTGGACACCGGAACGCTGGCTCTGGCCTGGGTCCTCAGCCACCCGGCGGTCACGTCGGCGCTGATCGGCCCGCGCACGGTCGACCAGTTCCGGCCGTGGCTCGAGGCCGTCGACGTGCATCTGACGAGCGACGGGCGCGAGGCGCTGGTCTCACGGATGGAGGCGGCGGCCTAATGGAGGTTCTGGTCCTCAATGGCGAGCAGGTCGCGCAGCTGATGCCGATGCCGGAATGCATCAAGGTGATGCGCGACGCCCTCGCGGCGCTGGCCCGAGGAGAGGCGCTGGTTCCATTGCGGACGGTGATGCGCGTGCCCGGGGTCAGTGGCTTTCTTGGCTTGATGCCCGGTTACATCTCGCCGCGCGAGGGACAGGAAGGCGCGCTCGGCCTGAAGGCCGTGTCCGTCTTCCCCGGCAATGCCAGCCGCGGCATCGATACCCACCAGGGCGCGGTGCTCCTCTTTGAAGCGGACACCGGACGCCTGTCCGCGCTGCTGGACGGAGCGGCCATAACCGCCATCCGCACGGCGGCGGTGTCGGGTGTGGCGACTGACGTGCTCGCCCGGCCTGACGCCAGCGAGCTGGCGGTCCTGGGCGCCGGCGTGCAGGCACGAACCCACATCGAAGCGATCGCCGCCGTCCGGCCGCTCCGTCGCGTCCGCATCTGGAGCCGCAACCCGGAACACGCCGCCGCCCTGGCATCGGAGCTACGCCGGCGCTTCGGGTTCCCGATCGAGGCCGCGCCAAGCGCCGAAGCAGCGGTCCGTGAGGCCGATCTCGTGGCAACCGTAACCGCAAGCCCCCAACCGATCCTCAAGCGCGAGTGGCTCAAGGAGGGCGTTCACATCAACGCGGTCGGATCCTCGATACCGACCTCGCGCGAGATCGACACCGCCACCATGGTGGCCTCGCGCCTATTCGTGGACCGTCGCGAGTCGGCGCTTGCGGAGGCCGGTGACCTGCTGATCGCGATGCGCGAGGATGCAGTCACGGCTGACCACGTGCAGGCCGAGCTGGGCGAGGTCATCATCGGCAAGAACCCGGGCCGCCGGTCGCCCCGCGAGCTGACGCTGTTCAAATCGCTCGGGCTCGCGGTAGAAGATGTCGCCTCCGCCGCCTATCTGGTTCGCCGGGCGCGTGAAACGGGGACCGGTCAGAAGGTACACATGTGAAGGCGACCGGGTTGGACATCGACGAAATCCGCCGCGCACGGCCGGTGGTGGCCCAGGCCGGCATCCGCACCCCGCTGGTACGGCTCAACGTCTGGGATGCGCCTGCTGAGATCTATCTCAAGCTGGAGAACCTGCAGCCGATCGGGTCCTTCAAGATCCGCGGTGCCGCCAACGCGATGAGCGCGAGGTCGAAGGCGGAGCTCGCCAAGGGCGTCCTGGTCGCGAGCGCCGGCAACATGGCGCAGGGGGCCGCGTGGAACGCGCGCCGGCTCGGCATTCCGTGCACGGTGATCGCGCCCGACTACGCGCCGGACACCAAGGTACAGGCGATCGAGCGGCTCGGCGGCCGCGTGATCAAGGTCCCCTTCGACCGCTGGTGGCAGACCTTTACCGATCGAAGTTATCCCGGAATCGATGCCGTCTTCATTCACTCCTTCGATGACGATCACGTGATGGCCGGCAACGGCACCATCGGCCTCGAGCTGCTCGATGACCTTCCCGAGGTTGATACGGTCCTGATTCCGTGGGGCGGCGGCGGGCTAGCGGGCGGCATTGCCACCGCGCTTCGCGCGCTCAAGCCATCGGTCCGCATCTACGCGGTGGAAGCCGAGACCGGCGCGCCGCTCAGGGCATCGCTGAAGGCCGGCTCGCCGCAGGTGGTCGATTACCAGCCGTCGTTCGTCGACGGCATCGGCAGCAAGACGGTGTTCCCGAACATGCTGGCTATGGCACGGGAGCTACTCGACGGCTCGTTCACGACGAGCCTCGATGAGATCGCGGCGGCCCTGCGCCTGATGGCGGAACGCAATCGGGTGATTGCCGAGGGAGCCGGCGCCGTCGCCCTCGCGGTGGCGTTATCGGGGAATGCGGGGAAGGGGCGCATCGCCTGCATCGTTTCGGGCGGCAACATCGACCTGCCCAAGCTGACCAAGATCCTGGGCGAGCACTGACGTTGGCGGAGCTGACCGGCCGCGTTGCTCTGGTTACCGGCGGGGGCCGCGGCATCGGCCGCGAGGCTGCCCTAGCCCTGGCATCGGCCGGCGCGGATGTCGCGGTAGCGGCTCGCTCCGGCAATGAGCTGGCCGACACCGTGGCGGCGATCCGTGCCACGGGGCGGCATGGCGAGCCGTTCGTCTGCGACGTCACCGATCGGGCGCAGGTGGACGCGATGTTCGCCCAGGTCAAAAGCACGCTCGGCGAACCGTTGATCCTCGTGAACAACGCCGGAATCGCGGGCAGCGCCAAGCTCACCGATACCACCGACGAGATGTGGGATCGGATGCTGCGGGTCAACGCGACGGGTGCCTTCTACTGCACGCGAGCGGCGCTGCCCATGATGCTCCAGGCGAAGTGGGGGAGGATCGTCAACATCGCCTCGATCGCCGCCAAAGTGGGTGCGCCCTACATCGCGGCCTATGCCGCCTCGAAGCATGCGCTGCTGGGCCTGACCCGCGCGGTGGCGGCGGAGGTCGCCACTCGAGGGATCACCGTCAACGCGGTCTGCCCTGGCTACGTCGATACCAAGATGACCGATGCCTCAACGGCGAACATCTCGAAGCTGACCGGGCGCACCGAACAGGATGCCCGAAAAATCCTCGAAGGGTTCAGCCCTCAGGGACGTCTGATGACCGTCAAGGAAGTGGCCGCCTTTACGGCCTACCTCTGCTCGGAAGCGGCCCGGGGCGTCAACGGCCAGGGCATCGTCATCGATGGGGGCGCCGTGCAGGGATGACGGACAGGGAGCGCTTGTCCGGC is a window encoding:
- a CDS encoding ABC transporter ATP-binding protein; the encoded protein is MPALRDVSMEIRRGEIVCLLGGNASGKSTTMKTVIGSVRPAKGSVWYEGEDITNWNTSRRVAHGIAIVPEARRIFPRLTVLENLMMGAFIRNDRAEIDKDLESVLEMFPRLRERRAQKGGTMSGGEQQMLAMARALMSRPRFLCMDEPSMGLAPVLVEQQFETIQRLNATGITIFVVEQNATMALGIANRGYVLQSGRVVLAGTAASLLQNPQMQRAYLGM
- a CDS encoding cupin domain-containing protein, giving the protein MSVQQGARLRHQSEIASLPLEGGILQWTVDRDLGAQHVMAYRLVLEPDSALSHVHSGAEEALYVLEGAGEVHVEGARHQVGGGQAVFIPDSAEHTYVNTGATPLVIVGAMAPPIDLGDIHPAMPRLDLSGLKSSSLNERGVAPTMMDERQVTPTLMGERSFRVLVSPEVGCRQMTQFTGVIPTGRAPLHAHPHEEAVYILAGTGRLWIEDAPVGDLRAGSVVFFPIGVRHTLENTGREDMKVLGAFSPAGSPEAKLPPSR
- a CDS encoding aldo/keto reductase, which encodes MAETLTISTKGMQYRAFGRTGMKVSVLGLGCGGFGGVGSAPELFGKGEDKATAFALMDRAWDAGINYFDTADSYGGGVSETIIGAWLTERKVRDRLVLSTKVFYAIAEGPNDRSLSRRHIMQAVEGSLRRLQTDYLDLYVIMEPDPATPVEETLQTMNDLMHAGKVRHVGASNITAAQLRESLAASDRLGVHRYQSVQNGYSLLERAIEAEVLPLAINERMAVTPYSPTSGGLLTGKYRFGERPPAGSRVDLRPQPYGNLMTAGNFKAIDALRAAAAERGLDTGTLALAWVLSHPAVTSALIGPRTVDQFRPWLEAVDVHLTSDGREALVSRMEAAA
- a CDS encoding ornithine cyclodeaminase family protein, which produces MEVLVLNGEQVAQLMPMPECIKVMRDALAALARGEALVPLRTVMRVPGVSGFLGLMPGYISPREGQEGALGLKAVSVFPGNASRGIDTHQGAVLLFEADTGRLSALLDGAAITAIRTAAVSGVATDVLARPDASELAVLGAGVQARTHIEAIAAVRPLRRVRIWSRNPEHAAALASELRRRFGFPIEAAPSAEAAVREADLVATVTASPQPILKREWLKEGVHINAVGSSIPTSREIDTATMVASRLFVDRRESALAEAGDLLIAMREDAVTADHVQAELGEVIIGKNPGRRSPRELTLFKSLGLAVEDVASAAYLVRRARETGTGQKVHM
- a CDS encoding pyridoxal-phosphate dependent enzyme, which codes for MKATGLDIDEIRRARPVVAQAGIRTPLVRLNVWDAPAEIYLKLENLQPIGSFKIRGAANAMSARSKAELAKGVLVASAGNMAQGAAWNARRLGIPCTVIAPDYAPDTKVQAIERLGGRVIKVPFDRWWQTFTDRSYPGIDAVFIHSFDDDHVMAGNGTIGLELLDDLPEVDTVLIPWGGGGLAGGIATALRALKPSVRIYAVEAETGAPLRASLKAGSPQVVDYQPSFVDGIGSKTVFPNMLAMARELLDGSFTTSLDEIAAALRLMAERNRVIAEGAGAVALAVALSGNAGKGRIACIVSGGNIDLPKLTKILGEH
- a CDS encoding SDR family NAD(P)-dependent oxidoreductase gives rise to the protein MAELTGRVALVTGGGRGIGREAALALASAGADVAVAARSGNELADTVAAIRATGRHGEPFVCDVTDRAQVDAMFAQVKSTLGEPLILVNNAGIAGSAKLTDTTDEMWDRMLRVNATGAFYCTRAALPMMLQAKWGRIVNIASIAAKVGAPYIAAYAASKHALLGLTRAVAAEVATRGITVNAVCPGYVDTKMTDASTANISKLTGRTEQDARKILEGFSPQGRLMTVKEVAAFTAYLCSEAARGVNGQGIVIDGGAVQG